A DNA window from Sphingomonas profundi contains the following coding sequences:
- the nagE gene encoding N-acetylglucosamine-specific PTS transporter subunit IIBC, which produces MRFGLSPARLQPLGRALMLPIAVLPIAGLLLRLGQPDLLDIAFVAAAGSAIFGHLGLLFAIGVGVGLARENHGAAGLAGVVAYLVTVEGAKALLAVPAATGAGIGDAAVRDVVIAAWRTAQLERLSVPAGILSGLVAGMLYNRFSDIRVPDYLAFFGGRRFVPIAAGVAGLGMAALFGLGFPALTAGIDALSRWVVGAGPLGLFLYGALNRLLIVTGLHHILNNIAWFIIGDFHGATGDLKRFFAGDPAAGGFMSGFFPVMMFGLPAACLAMYRTALPDRRKAVGGMLLSLAATSFLTGVTEPIEFSFMFLAPALYALHAVLTGVAMVLMDALGVHLGFGFSAGLFDYALNFGLATRPLLLLPFGLAYAGLYYASFVWCIRRFDLKTPGREPEAGAAMGRPIGTGDRATGFVAALGGGANIVAVDACTTRLRLRLVDPARLDEPALRALGARGIVRPGGDAAQVVLGPIADTVAGEIRRVVSGTFPVNPDTGLIDLIVSSSPTEVLARSSRLLLHFDEPPRIDAVAFMAVGARGAVTDEGGSLHLILGPGADAVADAVRQRLAGGRQ; this is translated from the coding sequence ATGAGGTTCGGCCTGTCCCCCGCCCGCCTCCAGCCGCTCGGCCGCGCGCTGATGCTGCCGATCGCGGTGCTGCCGATCGCCGGGCTGTTGCTGCGGCTGGGCCAGCCGGACCTGCTCGACATCGCCTTCGTCGCCGCCGCCGGATCGGCGATCTTCGGCCATCTCGGCCTGCTGTTCGCGATCGGCGTGGGGGTGGGCCTGGCGCGCGAGAACCACGGCGCGGCCGGGCTCGCCGGCGTCGTCGCCTACCTCGTCACGGTGGAGGGGGCGAAGGCGCTGCTGGCGGTGCCCGCCGCGACCGGCGCCGGCATCGGTGACGCAGCAGTGCGCGACGTGGTGATCGCCGCGTGGCGCACGGCGCAGCTGGAACGGCTGAGCGTGCCCGCCGGCATCCTCTCCGGCCTGGTCGCCGGGATGCTCTACAACCGCTTCTCCGACATTCGCGTGCCGGACTATCTCGCCTTCTTCGGCGGTCGGCGCTTCGTGCCGATCGCCGCCGGCGTGGCCGGGCTCGGCATGGCGGCGCTGTTCGGGCTCGGCTTTCCCGCGCTCACCGCCGGCATCGATGCGCTCAGCCGCTGGGTGGTGGGAGCGGGGCCGCTCGGCCTGTTCCTCTACGGCGCGCTCAACCGGCTGCTGATCGTCACCGGCCTGCACCACATCCTCAACAACATCGCCTGGTTCATCATCGGCGACTTTCATGGCGCCACGGGCGACCTGAAGCGCTTCTTCGCGGGCGATCCGGCGGCCGGCGGCTTCATGTCCGGCTTCTTCCCGGTGATGATGTTCGGCCTGCCGGCCGCCTGCCTCGCCATGTATCGCACCGCTCTGCCCGATCGCCGCAAGGCCGTGGGCGGCATGCTGCTGAGCCTCGCCGCGACGTCCTTCCTGACCGGCGTGACGGAGCCGATCGAGTTCAGCTTCATGTTCCTGGCACCCGCGCTCTACGCCCTGCACGCGGTGCTGACGGGCGTCGCCATGGTGCTGATGGATGCGCTAGGGGTGCATCTGGGCTTCGGCTTCTCGGCCGGTCTGTTCGATTACGCGCTAAACTTCGGCCTCGCCACGCGCCCGCTGCTGCTGCTGCCGTTCGGCCTCGCTTATGCCGGCCTCTATTATGCGAGCTTCGTGTGGTGCATCCGCCGCTTCGACCTGAAGACGCCGGGTCGCGAGCCGGAGGCCGGCGCCGCAATGGGCAGGCCGATAGGCACGGGCGATCGCGCGACCGGCTTCGTCGCGGCGCTCGGCGGCGGGGCGAACATCGTCGCGGTGGATGCCTGCACCACGCGACTCCGCCTACGCCTCGTCGATCCCGCCCGGCTTGACGAGCCGGCACTGCGCGCACTCGGCGCACGCGGCATCGTTCGCCCGGGCGGCGATGCGGCGCAGGTGGTGCTGGGGCCGATCGCGGACACGGTGGCGGGCGAGATCCGACGCGTTGTTTCCGGGACTTTCCCCGTTAATCCAGACACCGGATTGATCGACCTGATCGTCAGCTCGTCGCCAACGGAGGTATTGGCGCGCTCAAGCCGCCTTCTGCTCCACTTCGACGAACCGCCTCGTATCGATGCGGTCGCGTTCATGGCCGTCGGCGCACGCGGCGCGGTGACGGACGAAGGTGGCTCGTTGCACCTGATACTCGGCCCCGGTGCAGACGCCGTTGCGGATGCGGTTCGCCAACGACTCGCCGGTGGAAGACAGTGA
- a CDS encoding PaaI family thioesterase yields the protein MDRRVDGFDLARLIARLGPTGHGGHLGLRYRAHGPDWVEIMLAPDPRLMVDAESGVFASGPVVAMMDTAASFAIWARIGAMVPQATLDLRVDYLRPSGPGRTLIGRGECYRVTRNVAFVRGQAHEGDADDPIAHVAGTFMFLDPAPRA from the coding sequence GTGGACCGCCGGGTGGACGGCTTCGATCTCGCGCGCCTGATCGCCCGGCTCGGCCCGACGGGACATGGCGGCCATCTGGGCCTGCGATACCGGGCGCACGGGCCTGACTGGGTCGAGATCATGCTCGCCCCCGACCCCCGGCTGATGGTGGATGCGGAGAGCGGGGTCTTCGCCTCCGGCCCGGTCGTCGCGATGATGGACACGGCGGCCAGCTTCGCCATCTGGGCACGGATCGGGGCGATGGTGCCGCAGGCGACGCTCGATCTGCGGGTCGATTATCTGCGGCCGTCCGGCCCCGGCCGCACGCTGATCGGGCGCGGCGAATGCTATCGTGTCACCCGCAACGTCGCCTTCGTCCGCGGGCAGGCGCATGAGGGCGATGCGGACGATCCGATCGCCCACGTGGCCGGCACCTTCATGTTCCTCGATCCGGCCCCGCGCGCGTGA
- a CDS encoding PaaI family thioesterase, translating to MTLPPYAETLGVRIKDDGDGRCVVMPAGDHVLGRPGFIHGGALAGLLEIAAIVAVRDALAGEDLPRLKPVTVTVDFRRGGRMVETRAMGTVTRLGNRIANVDAAAWQDGRDRPIATARMNILLDRKES from the coding sequence GTGACGCTGCCACCTTATGCCGAGACGCTGGGCGTGCGCATCAAGGACGATGGCGACGGGCGCTGCGTCGTGATGCCGGCCGGCGATCACGTGCTGGGCCGGCCCGGCTTCATCCACGGCGGCGCGCTGGCCGGGCTGCTGGAAATTGCCGCGATCGTGGCGGTACGCGACGCGCTGGCTGGGGAGGATCTGCCGCGCCTCAAGCCCGTCACCGTCACCGTCGATTTCCGGCGCGGCGGGCGGATGGTGGAGACGCGCGCGATGGGCACCGTCACCCGCCTCGGCAACCGCATCGCCAACGTCGATGCGGCGGCGTGGCAGGATGGCCGCGACCGGCCGATCGCCACCGCGCGCATGAACATCCTGCTCGATCGCAAGGAAAGCTGA
- a CDS encoding tetratricopeptide repeat protein — MICRVPDARLGDAVKRLALRYGLLVLVLAAISGAIAWIGRERPGSGIRHYANAEQAVTAAQAAADQQGVPVDYRQTLARLNDGVARARTAAAAQPGEWPVVAGVGDALTARARLTNAFPDYAEAGRWYDRAMAIDPRIGPRLARATWNFSIHRLAAVEPDLKRMDAYVVKEDGDVAAALGLRGDLAFFTGDYPRALDLYERSHARMGSLGGSFRLANYWARMGDPAKAELYIAEAEGALHGPLQQTRAFFELQRGMIAFAAGDWPSAGRHYVRANAIFPGYWLIEEHLATMLALKGDTKRAMALYQAIARRTAMPEAYDAVAGLYRAQGDLAQSQAWAARAQAGWRERLALLPEAAYGHALDHELAFGDPARALAIAQRNFANRPYADSATGLAWAYMANHRPADAIRTIEPVLSSGWVAAEPWIVATEAYALSGQAAKADDARKRALAINPHSFDRNPGVTWLDH, encoded by the coding sequence GTGATCTGCCGGGTGCCGGACGCGCGGTTGGGGGATGCGGTGAAACGACTTGCGTTGCGCTACGGGCTGCTGGTGCTGGTGCTGGCCGCGATCAGCGGTGCCATCGCCTGGATCGGCCGGGAACGGCCGGGCAGCGGCATCCGCCACTATGCCAATGCCGAGCAGGCCGTCACCGCGGCGCAGGCGGCGGCGGATCAGCAGGGCGTGCCGGTCGACTATCGCCAGACCCTGGCGAGGCTGAACGACGGCGTGGCGCGGGCGCGCACGGCGGCGGCGGCGCAGCCGGGCGAGTGGCCGGTCGTCGCGGGCGTGGGCGATGCACTGACGGCGCGGGCGCGATTGACCAACGCCTTCCCCGACTATGCCGAGGCCGGCCGCTGGTACGACAGGGCGATGGCGATCGATCCCCGCATCGGCCCGCGGCTGGCGCGGGCGACGTGGAACTTCTCGATACACCGGCTGGCGGCGGTGGAGCCCGATCTGAAGCGCATGGACGCCTATGTGGTGAAGGAGGATGGCGACGTCGCCGCCGCGCTCGGCCTGCGCGGCGATCTGGCCTTCTTCACCGGCGACTATCCCCGCGCGCTCGACCTCTACGAGCGGTCGCACGCGCGCATGGGGTCGCTCGGCGGCTCCTTCCGCCTCGCCAACTACTGGGCGCGCATGGGCGATCCGGCGAAGGCGGAACTGTACATCGCCGAGGCGGAAGGCGCGCTGCACGGCCCGTTGCAGCAGACCCGCGCCTTCTTCGAGCTGCAGCGCGGCATGATCGCCTTCGCCGCCGGCGACTGGCCGTCGGCCGGCCGGCACTATGTGCGCGCGAACGCGATCTTCCCCGGCTACTGGCTGATCGAGGAGCATCTGGCGACGATGCTGGCGCTGAAGGGCGACACGAAGCGGGCAATGGCGCTCTACCAGGCGATCGCGCGCCGCACCGCCATGCCGGAGGCGTACGACGCCGTGGCCGGCCTCTATCGCGCGCAGGGCGATCTGGCGCAGTCGCAGGCGTGGGCGGCCCGGGCGCAGGCGGGCTGGCGCGAGCGGCTGGCGCTGCTGCCGGAGGCCGCCTACGGCCATGCGCTGGATCATGAGCTCGCGTTTGGCGATCCGGCGCGCGCGCTCGCCATCGCGCAGCGCAACTTCGCGAACCGGCCCTATGCCGACAGCGCGACCGGCCTCGCCTGGGCCTATATGGCGAACCACCGGCCGGCGGACGCGATCCGCACGATCGAGCCCGTCCTCTCCTCCGGCTGGGTCGCGGCCGAGCCGTGGATCGTCGCGACGGAGGCCTATGCCCTGTCCGGTCAGGCGGCCAAGGCAGACGATGCGCGCAAGCGGGCGCTGGCGATCAACCCGCACAGCTTCGATCGCAATCCCGGCGTGACATGGCTGGATCACTGA
- a CDS encoding HupE/UreJ family protein codes for MAGSLIRAAAWLLLWLAAAGAAPASAHLMANSVVSLDFGSRATGAEILIPLNELQLATGIRVDPARPGALPPALRSYILGHVRATAPDGRPFAIAIRDLAVSDDPAQADLTVALTLVPPAGASPRIFDLRYDAVIDRLPNHFVLVFARSDFAGGTLANDPVMIGGLQAPTVTMRVDRGPGSAWRGFASAMRLGMHHIAEGHDHLLFLIALILPAPLVAAGRRWGGYAGLRHTARRLLGVVTAFTVGHSITLIGGAFLGWTLPARPVEVGIALSILVSAVHAWRPLFAGREALIAGGFGLIHGLAFATIIGAFALEPLQKAQSILGFNLGIELVQLAVVACVMPALLLLARTPAYAPLRTIGAALTAVAAIAWIVERVSGTANPVAEAIDGALGHAPWAVAALTLAALAAAWRRTAQARRPEPAHGGIAG; via the coding sequence ATGGCTGGATCACTGATCCGCGCCGCCGCCTGGCTGCTGCTGTGGCTGGCGGCGGCCGGCGCCGCGCCGGCATCGGCGCACCTGATGGCGAATTCGGTCGTCAGCCTCGATTTCGGCAGCCGCGCGACCGGGGCCGAGATCCTGATCCCGCTGAACGAGCTGCAACTCGCCACCGGCATCCGCGTCGATCCCGCGCGGCCGGGCGCGCTGCCGCCGGCGCTGCGGTCCTATATCCTCGGCCACGTCCGCGCTACCGCGCCGGACGGGCGGCCCTTCGCGATCGCGATCCGCGATCTGGCGGTGTCGGACGATCCGGCGCAGGCGGATCTCACGGTGGCGCTCACCCTCGTGCCGCCGGCCGGCGCCTCGCCGCGCATCTTCGATCTGCGCTACGATGCGGTGATCGATCGCCTGCCCAACCACTTCGTGCTCGTATTCGCGCGCAGCGACTTCGCCGGCGGCACGCTCGCCAACGATCCCGTTATGATCGGCGGACTGCAGGCGCCGACCGTGACGATGCGGGTCGATCGCGGGCCGGGCAGCGCGTGGCGCGGCTTCGCGTCGGCGATGCGGCTCGGCATGCACCACATCGCCGAAGGGCATGATCACCTGCTGTTCCTGATCGCGCTGATCCTGCCGGCGCCGCTGGTGGCGGCGGGGCGGCGCTGGGGCGGCTATGCTGGCCTGCGGCACACCGCGCGGCGGCTGCTCGGCGTCGTCACCGCCTTCACCGTCGGCCACTCCATCACGCTGATCGGCGGCGCCTTCCTGGGCTGGACGCTGCCCGCCCGCCCGGTGGAGGTGGGCATCGCCCTCTCGATCCTCGTCTCGGCGGTGCATGCGTGGCGGCCGCTGTTCGCCGGGCGCGAGGCGCTGATCGCCGGCGGCTTCGGCCTGATCCACGGTCTCGCCTTCGCCACGATCATCGGCGCCTTCGCGCTGGAGCCGTTGCAGAAGGCGCAATCGATCCTGGGCTTCAACCTGGGGATCGAGCTGGTGCAGCTGGCCGTCGTCGCCTGCGTGATGCCGGCCCTGCTGCTGCTGGCGCGCACCCCGGCCTATGCGCCGCTGCGCACGATCGGCGCTGCGCTGACGGCGGTCGCGGCGATCGCCTGGATCGTCGAGCGGGTCAGCGGCACCGCCAATCCGGTGGCCGAGGCGATCGACGGCGCGCTGGGCCACGCGCCGTGGGCGGTCGCCGCGCTGACCCTGGCGGCGCTCGCCGCGGCGTGGCGGCGGACGGCGCAGGCACGCCGGCCCGAACCGGCCCATGGCGGCATCGCGGGATAG
- a CDS encoding FkbM family methyltransferase, producing the protein MSDTGFKAAAAPRSGWFRRWFRRPSRLGRILSIVSDMGARLERTERLVLRIQKDAERVRLHTALVLGAERAISLLATGDRIYVDPRDTGCGINLLSEGRYEEDEMRWFRRFLKPGTRMLDIGANYGIYAITAAPYIRPGGRIIAFEPNPHIHGLLSSSIYLNGLIDVIEPRRVGVSDTNGELRFEINANSPGGARVLLPHEEPRSDHVLTAVPVVRLDDQLGPDAIVDLVKIDVEGHEENVLRGMQGVIARSPDIKIFIELFYLFFRSDEDFVRTLAFITDDLQLTPNRILDGGRTEVCDAAALRGQTCNLILSRGPLAPTPDLTIHPSQLHIGADARRVGETVEWVSPGPASGERMIAHGPYVFLPAGRYRLVIDADIEGAADCRLLENYGDLIWRQRLGPGGAHVAELTLELDAPRLEIGFWSSGSDPARFVLRRIEFWAA; encoded by the coding sequence ATGAGCGATACGGGCTTCAAGGCGGCGGCGGCGCCGCGTTCCGGCTGGTTCCGGCGGTGGTTCCGCCGCCCCTCGCGGCTCGGTCGGATCCTCTCGATCGTGTCCGACATGGGCGCCCGGCTGGAGCGCACTGAGCGGCTGGTGCTGCGGATCCAGAAGGATGCGGAGCGGGTGCGGCTGCACACCGCGCTGGTGCTCGGCGCGGAGCGGGCGATCAGCCTGCTCGCCACCGGCGACCGCATCTACGTCGATCCGCGCGACACCGGCTGCGGCATCAACCTTCTCAGCGAAGGGCGCTACGAGGAAGACGAGATGCGGTGGTTCCGCCGCTTCCTGAAACCCGGCACGCGGATGCTGGATATCGGCGCCAATTACGGCATCTACGCGATCACCGCCGCGCCCTACATCCGCCCCGGCGGGCGGATCATCGCGTTCGAGCCGAACCCGCACATCCACGGGCTGCTGTCGTCGTCAATCTACCTTAACGGCCTGATCGACGTGATCGAGCCGCGCCGCGTGGGCGTATCGGACACCAACGGAGAGCTGCGGTTCGAGATCAACGCGAACAGCCCCGGCGGCGCGCGCGTGCTGCTGCCGCACGAGGAGCCGCGGTCCGATCACGTGCTCACCGCCGTGCCGGTCGTGCGGCTGGACGACCAGCTCGGCCCCGATGCGATCGTCGATCTCGTCAAGATCGACGTTGAGGGGCATGAGGAGAATGTGCTGCGCGGCATGCAAGGCGTGATCGCGCGATCGCCCGACATCAAGATCTTCATCGAGCTGTTCTACCTGTTCTTCCGCAGCGACGAGGATTTCGTCCGCACCCTGGCCTTCATCACGGACGATCTGCAACTGACGCCGAACCGCATCCTCGACGGCGGGCGGACCGAGGTGTGCGATGCCGCCGCGCTGCGCGGGCAGACCTGCAACCTGATCCTGAGCAGGGGGCCGCTGGCGCCGACCCCCGATCTGACGATCCACCCCTCCCAGCTGCACATCGGCGCGGATGCGCGGCGGGTGGGCGAGACGGTGGAGTGGGTGTCGCCTGGCCCGGCGAGCGGGGAGCGGATGATCGCGCACGGGCCATACGTGTTCCTGCCCGCCGGCCGCTACCGGCTGGTGATCGATGCGGACATCGAGGGCGCGGCCGACTGCCGGCTGCTCGAAAATTACGGCGACCTCATCTGGCGTCAGCGGCTTGGCCCGGGCGGCGCGCACGTCGCCGAGCTGACCCTGGAGCTCGATGCGCCGCGGCTGGAGATCGGCTTCTGGAGCAGCGGGAGCGATCCGGCCCGCTTCGTGCTGCGCAGGATCGAGTTCTGGGCGGCATAG